One window from the genome of Populus alba chromosome 15, ASM523922v2, whole genome shotgun sequence encodes:
- the LOC118037363 gene encoding uncharacterized protein, translated as MLVPLFNLAPNLTVSRLCLGTMTFGEQNSLPQSFGLLDEAFNAGINFFDSAEMYPVPQRPETQGRSEEYLGRWIKRRKIPRDRIVLSTKVAGPSGQMTWIRGGPKCLDSRNITDAIDSSLKRMQVDYIDLYQIHWPDRYVPMFGETEYDPTRQFCSVGIEEQLDALGRAVAAGKIRYIGVSNETPYGVMKFSQVADRAAHYPKIVSVQNSYNLLCRTFDAGIAECCHHEGISLLAYSPLAMGILSGKYFAADGGPVDARLNVFKGMYSEGESRYNLSNNIIKAAALEYLAIAKKYGLHPVSLSIAFVLKHPLVASAIFGATKSWQLHEVLKACMIELTPEIIAEINSIHARIPNPCP; from the exons ATGCTTGTTCCTCTCTTCAACCTCGCTCCTAATTTGACAGTTTCAAGACTCTGCTTag GAACAATGACTTTTGGTGAACAGAACTCACTGCCTCAATCCTTTGGCCTTCTTGACGAAGCCTTCAATGCCGGCATCAACTTCTTCGACTCTGCTGAAAT GTATCCGGTTCCTCAACGTCCTGAGACTCAGGGAAGGAGCGAAGAGTACCTTGGCCGTTGGATTAAACGAAGGAAAATTCCGAGGGATCGCATTGTCTTGTCAACAAAGGTTGCTGGACCTTCCGGCCAAATGACTTGGATTCGAGGCGGGCCCAAGTGTCTGGACTCTAGGAATATCACTGACGCCATTGACAGTAG CTTGAAGAGAATGCAGGTTGACTACATTGATCTTTACCAAATTCATTGGCCTGATCG ctATGTTCCGATGTTTGGAGAAACTGAGTATGATCCCACCCGTCAGTTCTGTTCGGTTGGTATAGAGGAACAACTCGATGCTCTAGGCAGAGCTGTTGCTGCAGGGAAA ATCAGATACATTGGAGTCAGTAATGAAACACCATATGGTGTAATGAAGTTCAGTCAAGTTGCTGACAGAGCTGCGCATTATCCAAAAATAGTATCTGTGCAG AACTCCTACAACTTGCTCTGCCGAACTTTTGATGCCGGAATAGCTGAGTGCTGTCACCATGAAGG GATCAGTTTATTGGCATACAGTCCCCTGGCAATGGGCATACTTTCTGGGAAGTATTTTGCAGCTGATGGGGGTCCAGTAGATGCGcgattaaatgtttttaaag GAATGTATTCAGAAGGGGAGTCAAGGTACAACCTCTCCAATAACATCATAAAAGCTGCTGCCTTA GAATATCTTGCCATTGCAAAAAAATATGGTCTTCATCCTGTATCTCTTTCTATTG CCTTTGTTTTGAAACACCCTCTTGTTGCAAGCGCAATATTTGGAGCCACCAAATCATGGCAGCTCCATGAGGTTCTCAAAGCATGTATGATTGAGCTTACACCTGAAATAATTGCAGAAATCAACAGCATTCATGCAAGGATCCCTAATCCATGCCCCtaa
- the LOC118037362 gene encoding LOW QUALITY PROTEIN: alpha-1,3-arabinosyltransferase XAT2-like (The sequence of the model RefSeq protein was modified relative to this genomic sequence to represent the inferred CDS: deleted 1 base in 1 codon), producing MGRSEFCEIKGDIRIDGNSSTAFIVSSETDILTAENTSWIIRPYARKEALEEKDFARKWSVKLVTDRPDIARCTRNHSVPAILFSVGGYSGNFFHAFTDILVPLYSTAQPFNREVQFLITNRKPRWIAKFKTLLEALSGYEIIDIDDRHDIHCFQSLTIGLKGRNNKELSIDSSTSPYSMKEFRSFLRSSYSLKKITAAKIRDGDKRKPRLLIIPRKRSRAFTNVGEIAKLAESLSYQVIVAEPGSDVLGFAKIINSCDVVMGVHGAGLTNMVFLPENAILIQVVPFGRAEWTSRVSFEDPAKDMNIRYLGYKIKVEESTLMQQYPADHVVLRDPSAIWKQGWLAFRSIYLDKQNVTLDVNRFRPTLVKALELLHQ from the exons ATGGGAAGATCAGAGTTCTGCGAGATAAAAGGGGACATCAGGATTGATGGAAATTCCTCCACTGCTTTCATTGTCTCATCTGAAACCGATATCTTGACAGCAGAAAACACCTCATGGATTATCAGGCCTTATGCGCGAAAAGAAGCTCTTGAGGAAAAGGATTTTGCTAGGAAATGGTCTGTAAAACTTGTTACTGATCGTCCAGATATCGCTCGATGCACTCGTAATCACAGTGTTCCTGCAATCCTTTTCTCTGTTGGGGGATATTCaggaaactttttccatgccttCACTGATATACTTGTCCCACTATACTCAACTGCTCAACCTTTTAATAGAGAAGTGCAATTTCTCATTACCAACAGAAAACCTCGGTGGATTGCAAAGTTCAAAACATTATTGGAGGCACTGTCTGGATATGAGATCATAGACATCGATGACAGACATGATATACATTGCTTCCAGAGCCTAACAATTGGCCTTAAAGGTCGAAACAACAAAGAGCTCAGCATCGATTCATCCACCTCTCCATATTCTATGAAGGAATTTAGG AGTTTTTTAAGAAGTTCGTATTCCTTAAAGAAAATAACAGCAGCCAAAATCAGGGATGGCGATAAGAGAAAGCCTCGGCTTCTAATCATTCCAAGAAAGAGATCAAGAGCTTTCACAAATGTTGGTGAAATTGCTAAACTGGCAGAAAGCTTGAGCTACCAAGTAATTGTCGCAGAGCCTGGGTCAGATGTATTAGGATTTGCAAAAATCATCAACTCTTGTGATGTAGTGATGGGAGTTCATGGTGCTGGCCTAACCAACATGGTTTTCCTTCCTGAAAATGCAATCTTGATTCAGGTAGTTCCATTTGGAAGGGCAGAATGGACGTCAAGAGTCTCCTTTGAAGACCCCGCAAAGGACATGAACATAAGGTACTTGGGCTACAAAATTAAGGTAGAAGAGAGCACTTTGATGCAGCAATACCCAGCCGACCATGTAGTTTTGAGGGATCCCTCTGCAATTTGGAAACAGGGTTGGTTGGCATTTCGTTCAATATACCTGGACAAGCAAAATGTAACGCTAGATGTGAACAGGTTTAGACCCACTTTGGTAAAAGCTTTAGAACTTTTGCATCAGTGA